A window of Polaribacter litorisediminis contains these coding sequences:
- the rpoN gene encoding RNA polymerase factor sigma-54 produces the protein MLKQSLQYKLLQKLSPQQIQLMKLIQLPTQAFEERLKQEIEENPALDTGKEELSSIDDDLSNEFDDTGTEKIEAEDINIDEYLSDDEVPSYKMQTNNYSADDEEKTIPYAAGTSFHQSLKNQLNTYSLNDEERAIAEFLVGSIDDSGYIRREIIDLVDDLAFTANVYTTEQKVVSLLTRVVHTLDPIGVGARDLKECLIIQLKAKENNKTRSLAIDILETAFDHFVKKHYIKLQEKFNISIDELKEVNAEISRLNPKPGSSYAGNNKIAEQIVPDFSIKIIDGELDLTLNSRNAPELHISREYNNILKGYQESNTKSKSQKDAVFFIKQKLDAAKWFIDAIKQRQQTLLVTMNTIMHYQIDYFLTGDERNLKPMILKDIADKIKMDVSTVSRVANSKYVSTPYGTKLIKEFFSESMKNDQGEDVSTKEIKKILETVIAEEDKKKPLTDDKLSKILKEKGYPIARRTVAKYREQLDLPVARLRKEI, from the coding sequence ATGCTAAAACAAAGCCTTCAATACAAACTACTGCAGAAATTAAGTCCTCAACAAATTCAGTTGATGAAGTTAATTCAATTACCTACGCAAGCTTTTGAAGAACGTTTAAAACAAGAAATTGAAGAAAATCCTGCATTAGATACTGGCAAAGAAGAATTATCATCGATCGATGATGATTTATCTAATGAATTTGATGATACGGGAACTGAAAAAATTGAAGCTGAGGACATCAATATAGATGAATATTTAAGTGATGATGAAGTGCCAAGCTATAAAATGCAAACAAATAATTATTCGGCAGATGATGAAGAAAAAACGATACCTTATGCTGCAGGAACAAGTTTTCATCAATCTTTAAAAAATCAATTAAATACGTATTCCTTAAATGACGAAGAACGCGCTATTGCCGAATTTTTAGTGGGTAGTATTGATGATAGTGGCTATATAAGAAGAGAGATTATAGATTTAGTTGATGATTTAGCTTTTACCGCAAATGTTTATACCACAGAACAAAAAGTAGTTTCACTACTTACGAGAGTTGTGCATACGTTAGACCCAATTGGAGTTGGTGCTAGAGACCTAAAAGAATGTTTAATAATTCAATTAAAAGCTAAAGAAAATAATAAAACAAGAAGTTTAGCGATTGATATATTAGAAACAGCTTTTGATCATTTTGTAAAAAAGCACTATATAAAATTACAAGAAAAATTTAATATTTCTATTGATGAATTAAAGGAAGTAAATGCAGAAATTTCTAGATTAAATCCGAAGCCTGGAAGCTCTTATGCTGGTAATAATAAAATTGCAGAACAAATAGTTCCAGATTTTTCTATTAAAATTATTGACGGTGAGTTAGATTTGACTTTAAATTCTAGAAATGCTCCAGAATTGCATATTTCAAGAGAGTATAACAATATCTTAAAAGGATATCAAGAATCGAATACCAAAAGTAAATCTCAAAAAGATGCCGTGTTTTTTATCAAACAGAAATTAGATGCTGCAAAATGGTTTATAGATGCCATCAAACAGCGTCAACAAACACTTTTAGTTACGATGAATACGATTATGCATTATCAGATTGATTATTTCTTAACTGGTGATGAACGCAATTTAAAACCGATGATTTTAAAGGATATAGCCGATAAAATAAAAATGGATGTTTCTACCGTTTCTAGGGTTGCGAATAGCAAATATGTTTCTACGCCATATGGCACAAAACTGATAAAAGAATTCTTTTCTGAATCTATGAAAAATGATCAAGGTGAAGATGTATCAACCAAAGAAATTAAAAAAATATTAGAAACCGTCATAGCAGAAGAAGATAAAAAAAAGCCTTTAACAGACGATAAATTATCAAAAATTTTAAAAGAGAAAGGATATCCTATTGCGAGAAGAACAGTTGCTAAATATCGAGAGCAGTTAGACTTACCTGTAGCACGTTTAAGAAAAGAAATTTAG
- a CDS encoding porin family protein: MMKIFCFNCLLFFVLNVCAQKDSLQLGDWYAEDQIYGSISYAQFSNQPKEISKSGFSYALSMGFIKDIILNKKGTISIALGIGYGFDFFNHKLRVEEINNVTVFNPAINLTSNVFKAHNLEFPIELRFRTSNAKKYEFWRFYGGLKFLYNLSNKFQFEENSMNFEYKNVSAYQKLQYGLSLSAGYDEVNLNLFYNLTPMFTNAKINGETIDTSILKFGLIFYLL; the protein is encoded by the coding sequence ATGATGAAAATATTTTGTTTTAACTGTTTATTATTTTTTGTGCTGAATGTATGTGCTCAAAAAGATTCCTTACAATTAGGGGATTGGTATGCCGAAGATCAAATTTATGGATCGATTTCTTATGCTCAATTTTCTAATCAACCGAAAGAAATAAGTAAAAGTGGTTTTTCCTACGCTTTATCAATGGGTTTTATAAAAGATATTATTCTAAATAAAAAAGGAACCATCTCCATTGCTTTAGGAATAGGTTATGGATTTGATTTTTTTAATCATAAATTAAGAGTTGAAGAGATTAATAATGTAACTGTTTTTAATCCTGCTATCAATCTTACTTCTAATGTATTTAAGGCTCATAATTTAGAGTTCCCCATAGAATTGAGATTTAGAACATCTAATGCAAAAAAATATGAGTTCTGGAGATTTTATGGAGGGCTAAAATTTTTATATAATCTTTCTAATAAATTTCAATTTGAAGAAAATTCTATGAATTTTGAATATAAAAATGTCAGTGCATATCAAAAATTACAATATGGATTGTCCCTTTCCGCAGGTTATGATGAGGTGAATCTTAATCTTTTTTACAATCTTACTCCTATGTTTACCAATGCCAAAATAAATGGCGAAACTATCGATACTAGTATCCTAAAATTTGGACTTATATTTTATCTGTTATAA
- a CDS encoding ExbD/TolR family protein: MSKFRKKKKGIPAVNTAALPDIVFMLLFFFMVTTTMRETNLVIENPRLPAASEIKKLEDKSLVSTIYVGKSKDTNRDGVGYNKIQLNDKISTADQVPAFILSKRDKIAEQLIPLMTTSIKADRESNVGTIIDIRLKLRDVNALKINYSTTTAAKN; the protein is encoded by the coding sequence ATGTCTAAATTTAGAAAGAAGAAAAAAGGTATACCGGCTGTAAACACGGCAGCATTACCAGATATTGTTTTTATGTTACTATTTTTCTTTATGGTTACCACAACTATGAGAGAAACCAATTTAGTAATTGAAAATCCTAGATTGCCAGCTGCTAGTGAAATTAAAAAGTTAGAAGATAAAAGTTTGGTCAGTACAATTTATGTAGGTAAATCAAAAGACACGAACAGAGATGGTGTGGGTTATAATAAAATTCAGTTGAATGATAAAATTTCTACAGCAGATCAGGTTCCAGCTTTTATTTTAAGTAAAAGAGACAAGATTGCTGAACAACTAATTCCTCTTATGACAACATCTATTAAAGCTGATAGAGAATCTAATGTAGGAACGATTATAGATATTAGATTAAAATTAAGAGATGTAAATGCTCTTAAAATTAATTATTCTACGACGACAGCTGCGAAAAACTAA
- a CDS encoding ExbD/TolR family protein — protein MARRENPEINAGSMADIAFLLLIFFLVTTTMNVDSGVSKKLSEKPPADYVPPVIKEKNIFEVNINRNNELLVEGERMEIKDIKDAAIKFIDNGGGIGKPGEDGSPGAACDYCKGERSDASSDHPNKAIISVQSDRGTEYGTYIVVQNELLRAYSELRNRLSKERYGVTFDELEESFKDAKKSADLKNRVESLRNKVEDIKKSYPQIISDAEPTS, from the coding sequence ATGGCAAGAAGAGAAAATCCAGAAATTAACGCAGGTTCGATGGCAGATATTGCTTTTCTGTTATTAATTTTCTTCTTAGTAACTACAACCATGAATGTAGATTCAGGTGTCTCTAAGAAGTTATCAGAAAAACCACCAGCAGATTATGTGCCTCCAGTGATTAAGGAGAAAAATATCTTTGAAGTAAATATTAATAGAAATAATGAACTCCTTGTAGAAGGAGAGCGCATGGAAATTAAAGATATTAAAGACGCTGCCATTAAGTTTATAGATAATGGTGGAGGCATAGGTAAGCCTGGAGAAGATGGTTCTCCTGGTGCAGCTTGTGATTATTGTAAAGGAGAAAGAAGTGATGCCTCTTCAGATCATCCTAACAAAGCAATTATTTCGGTTCAAAGTGATAGAGGTACAGAATATGGTACGTATATTGTAGTTCAAAATGAGTTGTTAAGGGCATATAGCGAATTAAGAAACAGATTGTCTAAAGAACGTTACGGCGTAACGTTTGATGAATTAGAAGAATCGTTTAAGGATGCTAAGAAAAGTGCAGATTTAAAAAATAGAGTGGAGTCCTTAAGAAACAAAGTGGAAGATATTAAAAAATCTTATCCTCAAATAATTTCGGATGCCGAACCAACCTCTTAA
- a CDS encoding MotA/TolQ/ExbB proton channel family protein: protein MKKVVNVLSVTGFMFFGAIQSTFAQEAAATESQTFHQILKQNFIDGGPGFMGIVLVALILGLAIAIERIIYLNMATTNTKKLLANVDDALSSGGVEAAKEVCRNTKGPVASIFYQGLDRVDESVEQAEKAVVSYGGVQMGQLEKNVSWISLFIALAPMLGFMGTVIGMIGAFNDIAVANDISPAVVAGGIKVALLTTVFGLIVAIILQIFYNYIVAKIDSIVNSMEDASISLIDLLVKYKK, encoded by the coding sequence ATGAAAAAAGTAGTAAATGTCTTATCTGTAACCGGATTTATGTTTTTTGGAGCTATACAATCCACTTTCGCTCAAGAAGCAGCAGCAACAGAATCTCAAACTTTTCACCAAATCTTAAAGCAAAACTTTATTGACGGTGGCCCTGGATTTATGGGGATTGTATTAGTAGCTTTAATTTTAGGATTAGCTATCGCCATTGAGAGAATTATTTATTTAAACATGGCCACAACGAATACTAAAAAATTATTAGCAAATGTAGATGATGCATTGAGCTCTGGTGGTGTAGAAGCTGCTAAAGAAGTTTGTAGAAATACAAAAGGACCAGTAGCCTCAATTTTTTATCAAGGTTTAGATAGAGTTGATGAAAGTGTGGAGCAAGCTGAAAAAGCAGTTGTTTCTTATGGAGGTGTTCAAATGGGACAATTAGAGAAAAATGTTTCATGGATTTCTTTGTTTATTGCTCTTGCACCAATGCTTGGTTTCATGGGTACTGTAATTGGTATGATTGGAGCATTTAATGACATTGCAGTAGCAAATGATATTTCTCCAGCGGTAGTTGCAGGGGGTATTAAAGTAGCCTTATTAACAACTGTATTTGGTCTTATTGTTGCGATCATTCTTCAGATTTTTTATAATTATATCGTTGCGAAAATTGATAGTATTGTAAACAGTATGGAAGATGCTTCTATCTCTTTGATAGATTTACTAGTAAAGTATAAAAAATAA
- a CDS encoding asparaginase, which translates to MSKKPNILIVYTGGTIGMIKDYKTNALKAFDFSQITENIPELEQLQCTIKSISFEDPIDSSNMNTSFYKDIAETIEVNYKAYDGFVVLTGSDTMSYISSAISFMIDNLQKPIIFTGSQLPIGDLRTDAKENLITSIEIACSQKDNKPIISEVCLYFEYKLYRANRTTKINAEQFEAFTSMNYPPLAESGVHLNFNEYYIHKPSTEKKELVVRKELVNDIVILKLFPGITEKVVHSILNVDNLKGVILETYGAGNALNTPWFLKLLKEAVSRDIKIVNVSQCPGGSVMQGHYETSIGLKDLGIISGKDITTESAVAKLMYLLKENLSLKDFTFYFEKSLRGEISDG; encoded by the coding sequence ATGTCAAAAAAACCAAACATATTAATTGTTTATACAGGTGGTACCATTGGTATGATTAAAGACTATAAAACAAACGCTTTAAAAGCTTTCGATTTTAGTCAGATTACAGAAAACATTCCAGAATTAGAGCAATTGCAATGTACTATTAAAAGCATTTCTTTTGAGGATCCTATAGATTCTTCTAATATGAATACATCGTTTTATAAAGACATTGCAGAAACCATAGAAGTAAATTATAAAGCCTATGATGGCTTTGTAGTTTTAACAGGCTCAGACACCATGTCTTATATTTCGTCCGCAATAAGTTTTATGATCGACAATTTACAAAAACCAATTATTTTTACGGGTTCTCAGTTACCAATTGGTGATTTAAGAACGGATGCCAAAGAAAATTTAATTACTTCTATAGAAATTGCATGTTCACAAAAAGATAACAAACCTATAATTTCTGAAGTCTGTTTGTATTTCGAATACAAGCTATACAGAGCTAACAGAACTACAAAAATAAATGCCGAGCAATTTGAGGCTTTTACCTCTATGAATTATCCACCTTTAGCAGAAAGTGGTGTGCATCTTAATTTTAATGAATATTATATTCATAAACCATCAACAGAAAAAAAAGAGTTGGTTGTTAGAAAAGAACTGGTTAATGATATTGTAATTTTAAAATTATTTCCCGGAATTACAGAAAAAGTAGTGCACAGTATTTTGAATGTAGATAATTTAAAAGGAGTAATTTTAGAAACTTACGGAGCAGGAAATGCCTTAAATACTCCATGGTTTTTAAAACTATTAAAAGAGGCTGTTTCAAGAGATATTAAGATTGTAAATGTTTCTCAATGTCCGGGAGGAAGCGTAATGCAAGGTCATTATGAAACCAGTATTGGTTTAAAGGATCTAGGAATTATCAGCGGAAAAGATATTACTACAGAATCAGCAGTCGCAAAGTTGATGTATTTGCTTAAGGAAAATTTATCGTTAAAAGATTTTACATTTTATTTTGAAAAATCTTTAAGGGGAGAAATTTCTGATGGTTAG
- a CDS encoding zinc metallopeptidase, whose translation MIGFYMLIGAISILSWFVSNQLKKKFKKYSQVHLRNGMNGAEIATKMLSDNGIYDVKVISTPGRLTDHYNPKDKTVNLSESVYSQRNAASAAVAAHEVGHAVQHAKAYRYLTMRSQLVPIVSITSKFSQWLVIGGIILGATSGATGLGFYIAVTGLVFMGLATIFSFITLPVEYDASNRALVWLKNKNMVTPQEFEGSKDALKWAARTYLVAALGSLAMLLYWGMQILGDRD comes from the coding sequence ATGATAGGATTCTATATGTTAATTGGTGCAATATCCATACTAAGCTGGTTTGTAAGCAATCAATTGAAGAAAAAATTTAAGAAGTATTCTCAAGTTCATTTAAGAAATGGAATGAACGGGGCGGAAATTGCAACAAAAATGCTTTCTGATAATGGTATTTATGATGTAAAAGTAATTTCTACTCCTGGAAGACTAACAGATCATTATAACCCGAAGGATAAGACAGTAAATTTAAGTGAATCCGTTTATAGTCAAAGAAATGCCGCTTCTGCTGCTGTAGCTGCGCATGAAGTTGGCCATGCCGTACAACACGCAAAAGCATATCGTTATCTAACCATGCGTTCTCAATTAGTGCCTATTGTGAGTATTACCTCTAAATTTTCTCAATGGTTGGTTATTGGTGGAATTATTTTAGGGGCTACCTCGGGCGCCACGGGCTTAGGGTTCTACATTGCTGTTACAGGTTTAGTTTTTATGGGCTTAGCAACAATTTTTAGTTTTATTACATTGCCTGTTGAATATGATGCAAGTAACAGAGCTTTAGTTTGGCTAAAAAACAAAAATATGGTAACTCCACAAGAATTTGAAGGTTCTAAAGATGCTTTAAAATGGGCAGCTAGAACTTATTTAGTGGCGGCTTTGGGTTCTTTAGCGATGTTGTTATATTGGGGAATGCAAATTTTAGGTGATAGAGATTAG
- the dusB gene encoding tRNA dihydrouridine synthase DusB — protein sequence MTKIGNIQLPDFPLLLAPMEDVSDPPFRALCKENGADVVYTEFISSEGLIRDAAKSLMKLDIYEKERPVGIQIFGANLESMLKTIEIVEKSNPDIIDINFGCPVKKVVSKGAGAGILKDIDLMVSLTEAMVKHTNLPITVKTRLGWDHDSIRIVEVAERLQDVGCQAISIHGRTRAQMYKGDADWKPIAAVKNNQRMHIPVFGNGDVTTPEKAMMMRDEYGLDGAMIGRASIGYPWFFKEVKHFFETGEHLPKPTISERTQVARRHLQMAIDWKGERLGVVETRRHYTNYFKGIPHFKEYRTKMVTSDDPKDVFEAFNEVEAKFGNATIPLF from the coding sequence TTGACAAAAATAGGCAATATTCAACTTCCAGATTTCCCTTTATTGTTAGCACCTATGGAAGATGTTTCAGATCCGCCATTTAGAGCTTTGTGTAAAGAAAATGGTGCAGATGTAGTGTACACTGAATTTATTTCATCTGAAGGGTTGATTCGTGATGCTGCAAAAAGCCTCATGAAACTTGATATTTATGAAAAAGAAAGACCTGTAGGAATTCAGATTTTTGGAGCTAACTTAGAATCGATGTTAAAAACGATTGAAATTGTAGAAAAATCGAATCCCGATATTATTGACATTAATTTTGGTTGCCCTGTAAAAAAAGTAGTTTCTAAAGGTGCAGGAGCAGGAATTTTAAAAGATATTGATCTCATGGTTTCCTTAACCGAGGCCATGGTAAAACACACGAATTTGCCCATCACTGTAAAAACACGTTTAGGTTGGGATCATGATTCTATTAGAATTGTAGAAGTGGCAGAACGTTTGCAAGATGTGGGTTGCCAAGCCATTTCTATTCATGGTAGAACTCGAGCACAAATGTATAAAGGTGATGCGGATTGGAAACCCATTGCCGCAGTGAAAAACAACCAAAGGATGCATATTCCTGTTTTTGGCAATGGAGATGTTACTACGCCAGAAAAAGCCATGATGATGCGTGATGAATATGGTTTGGATGGCGCCATGATTGGCAGAGCTTCTATTGGCTATCCTTGGTTTTTTAAAGAAGTAAAACACTTTTTTGAAACCGGAGAACATTTACCTAAACCTACAATTTCTGAAAGAACGCAAGTTGCAAGAAGACATTTACAAATGGCTATTGATTGGAAAGGCGAACGTTTAGGGGTTGTAGAAACCAGAAGGCATTATACCAATTATTTTAAAGGAATTCCACATTTTAAAGAATATAGAACTAAAATGGTTACTTCTGATGATCCAAAAGACGTTTTTGAGGCTTTTAATGAAGTAGAAGCTAAATTCGGAAATGCTACTATTCCTTTATTCTAA
- a CDS encoding XRE family transcriptional regulator, with protein sequence MSFFGKNIKKIRGVKKMSQQVFANLFDLKRATLGAYEERRSEPKIETIIKVANHFSISIDDLLTKEITINQLLSFNIGITTDLNQVVQTTFSSVPFVNELNKDFFISEFPTSKSYQNLPTVQIPIKTEEGLLAFSVQDLMMVYKEEGLYPNDTVIGVSTSISEVKEGSVVITLWNDRLFVRRLQKNDTSYLFLADHVHIPPITVNKDDELFVWKVTSVLLNRYPNFASKLEDRIDTMNKQLQQIIKE encoded by the coding sequence ATGTCTTTTTTTGGGAAAAATATTAAGAAAATTCGAGGAGTAAAGAAAATGAGCCAGCAAGTATTTGCAAATTTATTTGATTTAAAGAGAGCTACATTAGGGGCTTATGAAGAAAGAAGAAGTGAGCCTAAGATAGAAACCATCATTAAAGTTGCTAATCATTTTAGTATTTCTATTGATGATCTTTTAACCAAAGAAATTACCATCAATCAATTATTAAGCTTTAATATCGGAATTACAACAGATTTAAATCAGGTGGTGCAAACAACATTTTCATCGGTTCCATTTGTAAATGAATTGAATAAAGATTTTTTCATTTCAGAATTTCCTACTTCCAAAAGCTACCAAAATTTACCTACTGTACAAATTCCGATAAAAACCGAAGAAGGCCTGTTAGCGTTTTCAGTTCAAGATTTAATGATGGTGTATAAAGAAGAAGGCTTATACCCAAATGATACTGTTATTGGCGTATCAACATCAATTTCAGAAGTAAAAGAAGGAAGTGTTGTGATTACTTTGTGGAACGATCGTTTGTTTGTAAGAAGGTTACAAAAAAACGATACTAGTTATTTATTTTTAGCCGATCATGTGCATATTCCTCCAATAACAGTTAATAAAGATGATGAACTATTTGTTTGGAAAGTAACCTCAGTGCTGCTCAATAGATATCCTAACTTTGCCTCTAAACTTGAAGACAGGATTGATACTATGAATAAACAATTACAACAAATTATTAAAGAATAA
- a CDS encoding YbjN domain-containing protein has product MKNHFNTIKDYLLELNYAVTHEDEKEGILIIKNLEEGINNLIIGVADPILIIEQYIFKINHPNETVFRELLQKNRDIVHGAFVLDETGQKVIFRDTLQIENIDLNELEGSINSLSLLLSEYSENIIQFSKY; this is encoded by the coding sequence ATGAAGAATCATTTTAATACCATTAAAGACTATCTTTTAGAATTAAATTACGCAGTTACTCACGAAGACGAAAAGGAAGGGATTTTAATTATCAAAAATCTTGAAGAAGGCATCAACAATCTTATTATTGGAGTTGCTGATCCGATTTTAATCATAGAGCAATATATTTTTAAAATTAATCACCCGAACGAAACAGTTTTTAGAGAATTATTGCAAAAAAACAGAGATATTGTTCATGGCGCTTTTGTATTAGATGAAACAGGGCAAAAAGTAATTTTTAGAGATACACTGCAAATAGAAAATATCGATTTAAATGAGCTAGAAGGTTCTATAAATTCATTAAGCCTTTTATTAAGTGAATATTCCGAAAATATTATACAATTTTCAAAATATTAA
- a CDS encoding PspA/IM30 family protein, which translates to MNIFKRLFNVGKAEANSAIDKMEDPIKMTEQGIRDMKGDLTKALEGLAQVKAMLIRSQNDKKQFEAIVKDYQNKAMLILQKVQKNELPAEDGDRLAKEALVKKEENQAQVNRTIMEVEKFSQSTSQLERNVSSLRVNISKWENELKTLKARVKVANATKNLNKQMAGIDSSSTVNMLEKMKEKVEEEEALAGAYGDIANEAKSVDDEIDKVLDTTSLSANNDLEALKRQMGLS; encoded by the coding sequence ATGAATATTTTTAAACGATTATTTAACGTTGGCAAAGCAGAGGCAAATTCTGCTATTGACAAAATGGAAGACCCTATTAAAATGACTGAACAAGGCATTAGAGATATGAAAGGGGATTTAACAAAAGCGCTAGAAGGTTTAGCACAAGTAAAAGCAATGCTAATTCGCTCACAAAATGACAAAAAACAATTTGAGGCTATAGTTAAGGATTATCAAAATAAAGCCATGCTAATTTTACAAAAGGTTCAAAAAAACGAATTACCCGCAGAAGATGGAGATCGATTAGCAAAAGAGGCTTTAGTGAAAAAAGAGGAAAACCAAGCGCAGGTAAATAGAACGATTATGGAAGTTGAAAAGTTTTCGCAATCAACTTCTCAATTAGAAAGAAATGTATCTTCACTTCGTGTGAACATTAGCAAATGGGAAAACGAATTAAAAACATTAAAAGCGCGGGTAAAAGTTGCTAATGCTACCAAGAATTTAAACAAGCAGATGGCGGGTATAGACAGTTCTAGTACTGTAAATATGCTAGAAAAAATGAAAGAAAAAGTAGAAGAAGAAGAAGCTTTAGCAGGTGCCTATGGAGATATTGCCAATGAAGCTAAAAGTGTAGATGACGAAATAGATAAAGTTTTAGATACTACAAGTTTGAGTGCAAATAACGATTTAGAAGCGTTAAAAAGACAAATGGGATTGTCATAA
- a CDS encoding DUF4178 domain-containing protein — translation MGIFNFFKKKETERHFDPTNITVRDLGKGYIFEYNTENWTVTAVFEYDWGGNYFTREFTIQNGEIIKYLHLEDDGGLTVTLSDKIKIRKLGEEVTDFIYEKQKPPKKIIFEGIKYFLDEKAPGYTKEIDQETWAELVSYDYIDEDEEKVLSIEQYSDESFEASVGQIIPESSIYNILPKEEN, via the coding sequence ATGGGAATATTCAACTTTTTCAAAAAAAAAGAAACTGAGCGGCATTTTGACCCTACAAACATAACTGTTAGAGATTTAGGAAAAGGCTATATTTTTGAGTATAATACTGAAAATTGGACGGTTACTGCTGTTTTTGAATACGATTGGGGAGGTAATTATTTTACTCGAGAATTTACAATTCAAAATGGAGAAATTATAAAATACCTTCATCTTGAAGATGATGGAGGATTAACAGTAACTTTATCGGATAAAATAAAAATCAGAAAATTAGGAGAAGAGGTCACCGATTTTATTTATGAAAAACAAAAACCACCTAAAAAGATAATTTTTGAAGGAATTAAATATTTTCTAGATGAAAAAGCACCAGGTTATACGAAAGAAATAGACCAAGAAACTTGGGCAGAATTAGTGTCATACGATTATATAGACGAAGATGAAGAAAAAGTGTTATCTATAGAGCAATATAGTGATGAATCTTTTGAAGCTAGTGTGGGTCAAATTATTCCTGAATCTAGTATCTATAATATTCTACCTAAAGAAGAAAATTAG
- a CDS encoding DUF350 domain-containing protein, with amino-acid sequence MNEYINITELLHSGGYIFSGLIIFTIGKLLFKLTHLKTNIQQELVDKDNFAFILSYVGYFTGVLITIGGCVVGESYGFWTDIQHIFIYGILSIILLQISNFLGDKFILPNFHIKKEIIDDKNEGTGIITAVIYIANGLILYGALLGESNGIVEGITTFVIYWLLGNVMLIIASKIYGLWINYNIHDEIEKDNVAAGVAFAGAILALGIIIMNALIEPFFDWTTTLIGVSVQMIVGSVLLPIMRFFADNILLPGQKLTDEIVNQEKPNLGAGLIEAFAYVGSAVLIAWCV; translated from the coding sequence ATGAACGAATATATCAATATTACTGAACTTCTTCATTCTGGAGGTTATATATTTTCTGGGCTTATTATTTTTACCATAGGAAAGTTATTATTTAAACTTACACATCTAAAAACAAACATTCAGCAAGAATTAGTTGATAAAGACAATTTTGCATTTATCCTTTCTTATGTAGGGTATTTTACAGGAGTTTTAATTACTATTGGAGGTTGTGTTGTGGGTGAAAGTTATGGTTTCTGGACAGATATTCAACATATTTTTATCTATGGTATTTTATCCATTATCCTTTTACAAATTTCTAATTTTTTGGGTGATAAATTTATCTTGCCTAACTTTCATATAAAAAAAGAAATTATTGATGATAAAAATGAAGGTACAGGAATTATAACCGCTGTAATATATATTGCCAACGGTCTTATTTTATACGGAGCTTTACTTGGGGAATCTAATGGTATTGTAGAAGGAATAACAACTTTTGTAATTTATTGGTTATTAGGAAATGTGATGCTTATCATAGCTTCAAAAATTTATGGATTGTGGATAAATTACAATATTCATGATGAAATAGAAAAAGACAACGTTGCTGCAGGTGTTGCTTTTGCAGGGGCTATTTTAGCTTTAGGAATTATTATCATGAACGCATTAATAGAACCTTTTTTTGACTGGACTACTACTTTAATTGGTGTTTCTGTTCAAATGATAGTTGGTTCCGTTTTACTCCCTATAATGCGTTTTTTTGCAGATAATATCTTACTACCAGGTCAAAAATTGACGGATGAAATTGTAAATCAAGAAAAACCAAATCTAGGAGCGGGTCTTATAGAGGCTTTTGCATATGTAGGTTCTGCTGTTTTAATTGCTTGGTGTGTTTAA